In Oxalobacteraceae bacterium OTU3CINTB1, the sequence CCAACCCGTCGCCGATGCCACCGGCAAAGCTGCACAACTGTTCACTGCGATCAAAAGCGCGGCAGGCATGGTGCCGAACGCCTATGCCGCGATCGGCAACAACAGCCCGCTGGCGCTGGAAGCTGCGCTCAATCTCGACGCGGCCCTGCGCAAAGCCAGCCTGTCGGCCAAGGAACTGGAGGTGATCAAACTGGCGGTGAGCGAAATCGGCGGCTGTGATTACTGCCTCGCCGCCCACACGCTGTTCGCGGGCAAGTTGGGATTGAGCCGGGAAGCCGTCGGCCGGGTACGCCATAACCTGCCCACCGGCGAGGCCCGCCTGGACGCGCTCGCAGGGTTCGTACACGCCGTGGTCGGCGCGCGTGGCGAGGTGCCCGCCGAGGTTGTGGCGGCTGTCAGGGCCGCCGGGTACAGCGATACGCAAGTCGTCGATGCGCTGCTGGCGGTCTCCGCCATCACGTTCACCAATTTGTTCAACCGGGTCAACGCGACCGCGCTGGACTTCCCTGCGGCGGACTGATCCTGGCGCGGGCGCTTTCGCCCGCAGCCTGACAGGCAAAAAAAATCCAGCCTGTAAGGCTGGATCATTTTTAAGTATCGGATATCGATACGAATTCTTGGTGGGAAGTGCAAGTTTCGAACTTGCGACCCCTGCAGTGTGAATGCAGTGCTCTACCCCTGAGCTAACCTCCCGAAGCGGGGCGAATTATCGCATACATCCCCGGCAAAATGGAAGGGCCGGCGTGAAAATTCTGCATCCGGCCCGCCGATTCGCCCAGATCAGGCCGCCGGCGCCAGGCTGGCGGTCCAGATGCACTGCCCTTTGACGGCCTTGTCGAGGCCGGCCAGGGTGGCCGCGTGCGCGGCAAGCTCATCGTCCGAGGCCGGCAGGAAGATGATGTCGGCCAGCGGCACCGGTTCGAGCAAGGCGCTGCCGACGACAACCTCTTCCTCCACATCCATGCCCAGGCTGTTCTGCCCGCGCGTCATCGACAGGTAGACGTCGGCCAGCAGCTCGGCATCGAGCAGCGCGCCGTGCAGCTTGCGGTGCGAGTTCGACACGCCGTAGCGGTCGCACAGCGCGTCCAGCGAGTTGCGCTTGCCTGGATGGAGTTCCTTGGCGTGCACCAGCGTATCGATCACGCCGCCGATGTGGGTCGAGAAGTCCGGCAGTTTCAACAACCGGAATTCGTGGTTCAGGAACCCCAGGTCGAACGGCGCGTTGTGGATGATGACTTCGGCGCCCTGGATGTATTCGCGCAGCTGGTCGACGATCTCGTGAAATCTCGGCTTGTCGCGCAAGAACTCGGTGGTCAGGCCGTGGACGTTGAGCGCGCCCTCTTCCGATTCCCGTTCCGGATTGATGTAGACGTGGAAGTTATTCCCGGTCAGCATGCGGTTGTGCAGTTCGACGCAGCCGATTTCGATGATGCGGTTGCCCAGCTTGGGGTTGATACCGGTGGTTTCGGTATCGAGAACGATTTGGCGCATAAGTACTCTGTGATTGCTACGGTCAAGCGGAGAAGTATAACAGGCCGGTCAGTGGCCTAGCGGCCCCGGGCCAGTTCGACGCCGCGGTTGGCCAGCATGTCGGCGCGCTCGTTGCCCGGGTGGCCGTTGTGGCCGCGCACCCAGCGCCATTCGACCGTGTGCATGGTTTGCGCGGCGTCCAGCGCCTTCCATAAATCCTCGTTCTTGACCGGCTCCTTGGCGGCGGTTTTCCAGCCGCGCGCTTTCCAGCCGTGGATCCATTCGCTGATGCCTTTTTGAACATACTGGCTGTCGGTGTGCAGCACCACCGTGCACGGGCGCTTGAGCGCGCTCAACGCTTCGATCACCGCCTGCAATTCCATGCGATTGTTGGTGGTGTCGCGCGCGCCACCGCAGATTTCCTTCTCGGCGCCCTCGGCCACCAGCAACGCGCCCCAGCCGCCCAGGCCTGGATTGCCCTTGCACGCGCCGTCGGTAAAAATTTCCACCTTATCCATACTGCTATTCCCGCCTTTTGTTTGTTGCAGGGACGACCACCTGGGCCGTCGCCGATTTTTTGGTCCAAGCCGGACCGATCAGATGCATGCCCTTGACCCGCTTGATCGCTTGTACGATGTAGACGCCGCCAAAGAACGGCCACCAGCGCGGCCCGGCATTATCCATGAATGCGTAGCGGTTCAGCCATTTTTCTGTGCGGCAGGCCGGCGCGTAACAGCCGAAATGGCTTTGGCTGGCGCTCATATTCAATAATTTTAACCAGTCTTTCATGCGCGGCATCGTGATCAGCTCCTCGGTGCGCGGCAGGAAAGACGTGCCGCCGACGCGCCGCATCACATGGCGCGCGCCCCACAGGCTGGCCGGGTTGAAGCCGCAGATGATCACCTGGCCTTCCGGGATCAGCACGCGTTCCACTTCGCGCAGCACCTGGTGCGGATCGGTGGAAAATTCCAGCACATGCGGCAGCACGACGAGGTCCATGCTTTGCGAGGCGAACGGCAACTCGGTGTAATCGAGCGTGAGCGCGACAGGGCGCGGCGGTGGTGCAGGCGCATGCTGCTGCTGCGGCGATAGAACCGGCGTAACGGGCGGCCGCACCTTGCGGTCGGCCAGCCATTTGTACGGCATGCGATTGGCCGCGAGCGCATCGATTTGAGGCATGCCGATCTGCACCGCGTTGAACCCGAAGATATCGGCTGTTAAATTATCGAGACATGTTTGTTCCCACGCACGCAAGTACACGCCTGCGGGCGTTTGCAGCCAGCCTTCCAGCGCTATAATGGATTGCTCCGATCCCGCTTTATCCATGTCTAGCCTTTTGTGATCCAATGACCATATCTTCTAACCAAGCTCTCTGTGTTCTGACGGTTCCAGCATTCCACGACAATTACCTGTGGCTGATACACGATGGTGTCCATGCCGCCGTGGTCGACCCGGGCGACGCCAAACCGATTCTGGCGGCGCTCAAAGCAAACGGACTCAAGCTCACCGCCATTCTACTCACCCATCACCACGCTGACCACATCGGCGGCGTTCCCGAATTATTACAGCATTATCAGGTTCCCGTTTTCGGCCCGCGCAACGAGACCATCGCCGCGGTCACCTTGCCGGTCGGCGAAGGCAAGCAGTTCGACGTGCCGGGCCTGGCGCTGCGCCTGTCCGTGCTCGACGTGCCCGGCCACACGATGGGCCACATCGCCTACGTGCGCGAGCCATCGACCGGGGAGCCGACCTGGCTGTTCTGCGGCGACACCTTGTTCGCGGGCGGCTGCGGACGCCTGTTCGAGGGCACGCCGGCGCAGATGATCAGTTCACTGGGCAAACTGGCCGCGCTACCGGATGATACCAAGGTGTATTGCGCCCACGAATATACGCTGTCCAACCTGCGCTTCGCGCGCGTGGTGGAACCGGACAATGTGGCGCTGCAGGAGCGTGTGAAAGTGGAGACCGACAAGCGCGAGCACAATCTGCCGACGGTGCCGAGCACCATCGGCGTCGAGAAGGCGACCAATCCTTTCCTGCGCTACCGGGAGCCGGCCATCGCGGAGCAGTTGGTCAAGGCCGGACGGCTTGATCGTATCGATACGGCGCTGGCGACCTTCACGGCGCTGCGCTTGTGGAAAAATGATTTTTAACCCGCACCCCGGACACGAGGGTCGTACCCGGTTGGGTACGACGGGGACGCCGAGTCCCTGCCGGGCCCTGCGGGTTCAGTGCGCGTCTAGATCTCTTCGTACAGCGGCAAGGTCAGGAACTCTGCGAACTCCGTCGATGTCGACATCTGTTCGAAGATCTGGCCCGCGCGCACATAGGTCGGACCGTCGCCGCCCGGCGCGTCGCGCTGCACCTTGGCCAACTCCTCCGGAATCATCGCGCGCACCATATCGGCAGTCACTTTGCGGCCGTCGTCCAGCACGCCCTTGTCCGAACGGATCCACTGCCACACCTGCGAGCGGCTGATTTCGGCCGTGGCCGCGTCTTCCATCAGGTTGTGGATCGGCACGCAGCCGTTGCCGGCCAGCCAGCTACCCAGGTAATGGATGCCGACGTTGATGTTGTAACGCAGGCCCGCTTCGGTGATCGGCGCTTCCGGCTTGAAGTCCAGCAGTTGTTCGGCGCTGACGTCGATGTCCGGACGCTGCTTGTCGATTTGATTCGGCTTATCGCCCAGCACCTTGGTGAATTCTGTCATCGCCAGTTCGACCAGGCCCGGGTGGGCGACCCAGCCGCCGTCGTAGCCGTCGGTGGCGTCGCGCGCCTTGTCGTTGCGCACGCCGCCCATGGCCACTTCGTTTTTCTCCGGATCGTTCTTGATCGGGATCAGCGCGGCCATGCCGCCGATGGCAGGCGCGTTGCGCTTGTGGCAGGTCTTGAGCAGCAGCAGCGCGTAGGCGCGCATGAACGGCGCTGTCATCGTCACCTTGGCACGATCGGCCAGGCAGAAATCCTTGTCCAGCTTGAACTTCTTGATGCACGAGAAGATGTAATCCCAGCGTCCCGCGTTCAGGCCGGAGCTGTGTTCGCGCAGCTCGTACAGGATCTCGTCCATCTCGAAGGCGGCCAGGATGGTCTCGATCAGCACGGTGGCCTTGATCGTGCCCTGCGGCAGGCCCAGCTCGTTTTGCGTCATCACAAAGATGTCGTTCCACAGGCGCGCTTCCAGGTGCGATTCCATTTTCGGCAGGTAGAAGTACGGGCCGGCGCCGCGCGCCAACTGCTCCTTGGCGTTGTGGAACATGAACAGCGCGAAGTCGAAGATGCCGCCGGAGATACGCTTGCCGTCGACCAGCACGTGTTTTTCATCCAGGTGCCAGCCGCGCGGACGCACGACCAGAGTGGCGATCTTGTCGTTGAGCTTGTAGGATTTGCCGTTCTGCTCGAGCGCGATGGTGCGGCGCACGGCGTCGAACATGTTGATCTGGCCGGTGATCTGGTTGTCCCAGTTCGGCGTGTTGGAATCCTCGAAGTCGGTCATGTAGCTGTCCGCGCCCGAATTGAAGGCGTTGATGACCATTTTGCGCTCGACCGGACCGGTGATCTCGACCCGGCGGCATTCCAGCGCTTTCGGAATCGGCGCGATTTTCCAGTCGCCGGCGCGGATGTGCGCGGTCTCAGGCAGGAAGTCGGGGCGCTCGCCCGCGTCGAGGCGCTTGGCGCGCTCGACCCGCACGGCCAGCAGCTGTTGACGGCGCGCCTCGAACTCGCGCGTCAGCTTGACCACCAGCGACAGCGCCTCGGCGGTGAGGATGTTTTCGTAGCCGGGCTTGATCTCGCCGGTGATTTGCATGCCTGCCGGCAAAGTGATGGTGGACTGCGTCATGGGATAGGTCTCCGTAAGAAAATATTAACTTCCATACCAAATTATAAGCACTGATGCTGCGGCTGCGCGCCTGAATCTTTAGTGTGGCTGCTCGGTTACGCGGCGTTCTGTTTTACAGTATATTCACTCATAAGTTATGCAAACGAGACTAAAAATCACTTCATCTATGCGTTTTTATCACAAGTGAGAGGCATGCCGCTTCATGGGCCAGTTCAGACAGATATCCACTTTCGTTGAGGTTGTCGCTAGGGGCAGCCTGTCGGCCGCCGCCCGCGCCGAGGGCATCGCGCCGGCCATGATCGGGCGCCGTCTCGACGCGCTGGAGAG encodes:
- the dnaQ gene encoding DNA polymerase III subunit epsilon — its product is MRQIVLDTETTGINPKLGNRIIEIGCVELHNRMLTGNNFHVYINPERESEEGALNVHGLTTEFLRDKPRFHEIVDQLREYIQGAEVIIHNAPFDLGFLNHEFRLLKLPDFSTHIGGVIDTLVHAKELHPGKRNSLDALCDRYGVSNSHRKLHGALLDAELLADVYLSMTRGQNSLGMDVEEEVVVGSALLEPVPLADIIFLPASDDELAAHAATLAGLDKAVKGQCIWTASLAPAA
- the rnhA gene encoding ribonuclease HI; the encoded protein is MDKVEIFTDGACKGNPGLGGWGALLVAEGAEKEICGGARDTTNNRMELQAVIEALSALKRPCTVVLHTDSQYVQKGISEWIHGWKARGWKTAAKEPVKNEDLWKALDAAQTMHTVEWRWVRGHNGHPGNERADMLANRGVELARGR
- a CDS encoding carboxymuconolactone decarboxylase family protein, with the protein product MERLFNQPVADATGKAAQLFTAIKSAAGMVPNAYAAIGNNSPLALEAALNLDAALRKASLSAKELEVIKLAVSEIGGCDYCLAAHTLFAGKLGLSREAVGRVRHNLPTGEARLDALAGFVHAVVGARGEVPAEVVAAVRAAGYSDTQVVDALLAVSAITFTNLFNRVNATALDFPAAD
- the aceB gene encoding malate synthase A, coding for MTQSTITLPAGMQITGEIKPGYENILTAEALSLVVKLTREFEARRQQLLAVRVERAKRLDAGERPDFLPETAHIRAGDWKIAPIPKALECRRVEITGPVERKMVINAFNSGADSYMTDFEDSNTPNWDNQITGQINMFDAVRRTIALEQNGKSYKLNDKIATLVVRPRGWHLDEKHVLVDGKRISGGIFDFALFMFHNAKEQLARGAGPYFYLPKMESHLEARLWNDIFVMTQNELGLPQGTIKATVLIETILAAFEMDEILYELREHSSGLNAGRWDYIFSCIKKFKLDKDFCLADRAKVTMTAPFMRAYALLLLKTCHKRNAPAIGGMAALIPIKNDPEKNEVAMGGVRNDKARDATDGYDGGWVAHPGLVELAMTEFTKVLGDKPNQIDKQRPDIDVSAEQLLDFKPEAPITEAGLRYNINVGIHYLGSWLAGNGCVPIHNLMEDAATAEISRSQVWQWIRSDKGVLDDGRKVTADMVRAMIPEELAKVQRDAPGGDGPTYVRAGQIFEQMSTSTEFAEFLTLPLYEEI
- the gloB gene encoding hydroxyacylglutathione hydrolase — encoded protein: MTISSNQALCVLTVPAFHDNYLWLIHDGVHAAVVDPGDAKPILAALKANGLKLTAILLTHHHADHIGGVPELLQHYQVPVFGPRNETIAAVTLPVGEGKQFDVPGLALRLSVLDVPGHTMGHIAYVREPSTGEPTWLFCGDTLFAGGCGRLFEGTPAQMISSLGKLAALPDDTKVYCAHEYTLSNLRFARVVEPDNVALQERVKVETDKREHNLPTVPSTIGVEKATNPFLRYREPAIAEQLVKAGRLDRIDTALATFTALRLWKNDF
- a CDS encoding class I SAM-dependent methyltransferase, with the protein product MDKAGSEQSIIALEGWLQTPAGVYLRAWEQTCLDNLTADIFGFNAVQIGMPQIDALAANRMPYKWLADRKVRPPVTPVLSPQQQHAPAPPPRPVALTLDYTELPFASQSMDLVVLPHVLEFSTDPHQVLREVERVLIPEGQVIICGFNPASLWGARHVMRRVGGTSFLPRTEELITMPRMKDWLKLLNMSASQSHFGCYAPACRTEKWLNRYAFMDNAGPRWWPFFGGVYIVQAIKRVKGMHLIGPAWTKKSATAQVVVPATNKRRE